A stretch of Henckelia pumila isolate YLH828 chromosome 4, ASM3356847v2, whole genome shotgun sequence DNA encodes these proteins:
- the LOC140861464 gene encoding uncharacterized protein, which produces MGFALSWQDQLPLIEFAYNSYHCSIDMAPFEKFYGRRFCTPLFWDEVGERQVEGPEMVQWIVNKVDLIKRRIKIAQDRQASYANIHRMSLHYEPGEYIFLRVSPFRKCIADDSHIIHPTDVQLEPDQSYVERRLCILDRKEKVLRNKAIPLVMCNYSLL; this is translated from the exons ATGGGTTTTGCtttgtcttggcaggatcagttacctttgatcgaatttgcctacaacaGTTATCACTgcagtattgatatggcacctttcgagaaATTTTATGGTCGACGATTttgtactccgttattctgggatgaggtAGGAGAACGGCAAGTTGAGGGTCCAGAAATGGTGCAATGGATTGTaaacaaggtagatttgatcaagaggAGGATTAAAATtgctcaggatagacaagccagttatgctaatattcaccgcatGTCACTTCATtacgagcctggtgaatatatTTTTCTGCGAGtttcacctttcaggaag TGCATAGCTGATGATTCACATATTATCCATCCTACTGacgttcagctagagccagatcagTCTTATGTTGAACGACGACTTTGTATTCTAGATAGGAAGGAGAAAGTGCTTCGGAACAAggctataccacttgtgatg TGTAATTACagtttgttgtaa